A genome region from Macrotis lagotis isolate mMagLag1 chromosome 4, bilby.v1.9.chrom.fasta, whole genome shotgun sequence includes the following:
- the ACYP1 gene encoding acylphosphatase-1 codes for MAEGQSLLSVDYEIFGKVQGVFFRKHTQAEGKKLGLVGWVQNTDQGTVQGQIQGPTMQVRVMQEWLKTKGSPKSRIDKAKFHNEKVIQKLEHKDFQIVK; via the exons ATGGCTGAAGGACAGTCCCTGTTGTCCGTGGATTATGAAATCTTTGGGAAAGTCCAAGGTGTGTTTTTCCGAAAGCACACTCAA GCTGAGGGGAAAAAGCTGGGACTGGTAGGCTGGGTCCAGAACACTGATCAGGGCACAGTGCAAGGACAGATACAGGGTCCCACCATGCAGGTTCGAGTCATGCAGGAATGGCTGAAGACAAAAGGAAGTCCTAAATCCCGCATTGACAAGGCAAAATTCCACAACGAGAAGGTCATCCAGAAGCTAGAACACAAAGATTTCCAAATTGTGAAATAA